The following DNA comes from Anaerolineales bacterium.
GGCCAATGCCTTCCCTTCTGGGTCGACATACACCGGTCCATCCAGGGACCAGGTCTTGGTCAGCAGTTTGGCCATGTCCTGGGCTGCTTGCCGGGTTGTTATCGGCGCTTGCGAACCGCCCATGTCCGAGCTGAACCATCCGGGATGCAGCGCCAACACCTAGATGCCGTCTTCTTTATAAGCATTTTGCAGCAGCCGGCTGGCCATGTTCAGCGCCGCTTTGGACATGCAGTACGAATATTCGTTCTTGCGCCACGCCGTTCCGATCCCACCGGCTTCGGAGGAGATATTGGCGATCAACTTCCCATTCCCGCGCCGCAGCAAGGGGAGTGCGTGCTTGATCACGATCAACGGCGCCACGGCGTTGATAGAAAAGGTCGGCAGATACACCGAAAAATCCACCTGCTCGAGCTCCGGTTTGGAATGCTCCAGATGTACCGCGGCGTTGTTGATCACGAGATCGAGGTGCCCGAATTCCTCCCCGATGCGCCGCATGATGTCCGCGATGGCGGGCTCGTCCGTAACGTCAGCCGAATAAAGCAGCAAATCATCCGGGAACTCATCTCGCAGTTGAAGCAGCGCTTCGCTTTCGCGACGGTTGATGGCGAAAATCCGATGAGCCTGCTGGAGCAGGATGCGCGTCAATTCGAGGCCGAGACCGCGGTTGGCGCCGGTGATGAGCACGTTTTGAGGCATGGTTTCCTCCGTCGGAGATGATCGTGGTTTGCGTTTAGATAGGGTAATCCCATCTACCTGGATACTACCGCGATCGGCGGCGATTCGATGACCGCACTGATGAACATCAAGCCCAGTAATCTGGCGTTTAAAATGGAACGGATGGTTTTGATGAACGGGAACATTTCTACATCTCCAGGGCGTGCCTGGATTCAGGCGTAAGTCGAATGGCGATCAAGGGCCGCAGCCGATCGCCACGGCCTGATGGATTGCTCGCAAAAGCGAGCGCTCGTCCCGGGAGTCCTGTCCGAGTTCCCAGATCATCACGCCGCCATAGCCATGATCGCGGGTGTAGCACGTTTTGTGTTTCACGGTAAGGACACCGTTGAAATAAACGCCCTCGACTTCGTCGATGCCAAAACCGGGAGCATATAATTCGACGATTTCGGCGTAGGCGGACGAAGTGGTCGGATGAGTCGTACGGCGGCCATAGAACGGAATCCCCAAAACCAACTGCTGCGCGGAGAATCCCGCCTCCTCGAACAGCGTCAGATCCTTTACGGCATCTTCGAAGGTGGAATGCCGGCTGCCATGATCGTAGGACATGACGTGGATGCGGTCGATGTCAATGAAAGCTTGAAAGTCGATATCCTCGTGAGGATACAGGGCAACGCTGACGATCAGTCCTGCCTGTTTGACCGCCGAAATCAATGAGACATAACGCAAGGTTTGGAATTCTCCCACGGGGAACTCCCAATCGAAATCAACGCCGTCCAGATCGTTCGCTTCGCAGAATCGCACCACGTCATCCACGAAATTGCGCCTCGATCCCCAATCCGCGATCGCTTCGATAAAGTGTTCCGAGCGGTCGTAGCCGCCTATCGATAGATGCAGACGCGTGCCGTATATCTGTTTGACTTCCCGCATGGCCTCCAGGCGTTCGGGGTTGACCCGCCGCGTATCCAAACGGCCATCTTCATCCGGTTCCGCAGAGAAATAGACCAAATCCGTCAGGCAGCTGCCCCAGGATGGTTCGAAATCCCGGTACTCCGGCAGGTAGCCAACGACCAGGAAATCGTCACTCATCTCCAGCGAGGTTTGGCACCAGGTGGAAGGCGTTGGCGTAGCAGAGAGCTCGCGCGTCGGAGTCGAAGATATATCGGCGAGCGGTGTCACACCGGATGTGGCAGTATCGAAGGTGCGCAGCGTCGAGTTCGAAGAAACGGTCGGGGTCGATCTCCCGCAAGCAGCGATCAGCCAAAGGAAAACTGGGAGCAGGCAGAGCATCTTTGAGTCCCTCATATCAATGCCGATCACCCATCACTCGCAAGGTGTCGAGCGCTCTCGCCCGCGAATCCCACGGCACGAAGAGGTGATCGTGATAGTACGCCGAAACCGGGTTGACGCTGATGCCCTCTTCCGCCAGTTTGTCCGTGATCGCGGCCAGGAAGCCTACTGCATTCAGCGAGGAATGCACGTCCAGGGTGATGCAGGCCCAAATGGAGTCGTACGGCAGATCACAATCGCGCGCTTCCTCCTCGTCGAGGATAATGCTGACCCCTTCCGCCTCGAAGAAGGTACCGAGCGGCTTGAACGGCAGACGCTCGTACGTTTCCGCATCTACGCTGCAAAAAACGTATGGGGATTCGTGCAGAATAGGCTGCATGTTATTCAGTAAGGTCGATAGATCGGATTCCCCGCTCATCAAGCTGCTTCACTCCGGGGAATGAACGATTGCATCATCCCAACCTCGAGATATTCAGACTTCATTTCCTGGCTTTACTGCGCTAAATACCCCAACGAAGGTGTTCTTGTACACACAATCCACGTCCACAAAGCCGGCGTCTGCAAGCCACTTCAGCTGATCCGTGAGCAGGGCGTCCTGATCGTACGCTTTACGGCGGACGATACTTTCACGAATCCGTCCTTCTTGCGCACCTCGCGCTCGGACCATCGTCAGCCAGCGCGACCAGTAGAACTCCTGCAGGTTTGGGGTCGGGCCCTTGACTTGATCGACATTGATGAACATGCCGCCTTCACGCAGCGCAGCATAGACGCCGTGAAAGAGGTTCTGCTTCTCTTCATCCGTGAGGTGATGGATGGACAGGCTGGAAACCACCAGGTCGAAGTCCGCCGTGAAGTCGATCGCGCGGTAGTCATCTACGATGAACTGGAACTGCTCGATCTTGTCTTTGAAGCGCCGACGCCCGGCGGCCAGCATTTCCTCCGCTACATCGATCAACGTGAATCTGGCCTGCGGACACTTCTCCAGGACGTGCTGCGAGAACAAACCCGTGCCCGCGCCCAGGTCCAGCACTTCTATGCCTTCTTCCGGCTTGAAGGGGATCAAGTCCTTCGCGATGGCGAAGATGGCCTCATAGTCGGGCAGGGCGGCCTTGATCCAATCATCGTAGTATGTCACGGACTCGTCGAACGCATCACCGATAGTCACAGATAGGCTCCGAACTCAAACATGAAAGCAAACGGCAATCTTCATTCTTCATAGATACACAGCGAAATCTTGTCACCCGGATGAGCACCTGATTCATACGCCGGGAACTCGCCAATTCTTACACAATGCGACCCGACTGTAAAGATTTCTACCAATCGCGGACCCAGAGGGTATGCAGAAAATACGAAATGCATTGACAATTCGCCGGAGGTATGCCATAATCAACCCGCATACATACCGTACGTTCAGTATGAGTGATCCGATGACCGAAATGGCGGAAGCCAAAACCCAGAAGCAGCTGCAAAGCGAACGCACTCGCCGGCGCATCATCCAGGCGGCCGCGGAGCTTTTCGTGCACAAAGGCTTCAACGGCACCTCGATCTCCGATCTGGCCGAAGCGGTCGACCTGACCAAGGGTGCCATCTACCATCATTTCGAAAACAAAGACGCCATATTTTTCGCCGTGGTCGACATGGTGCGTCACGATTGGAATCGGGCCGTGGTGCGGGACGTGATGAAGGCCAAAAATGCATTGGATCGGATTTCCGTGCTGCTCGACAACCACACGCGCGTGGTGCGCGAAAATCCGACGCTCTGC
Coding sequences within:
- a CDS encoding class I SAM-dependent methyltransferase produces the protein MTIGDAFDESVTYYDDWIKAALPDYEAIFAIAKDLIPFKPEEGIEVLDLGAGTGLFSQHVLEKCPQARFTLIDVAEEMLAAGRRRFKDKIEQFQFIVDDYRAIDFTADFDLVVSSLSIHHLTDEEKQNLFHGVYAALREGGMFINVDQVKGPTPNLQEFYWSRWLTMVRARGAQEGRIRESIVRRKAYDQDALLTDQLKWLADAGFVDVDCVYKNTFVGVFSAVKPGNEV
- a CDS encoding glycoside hydrolase family 18 protein, with protein sequence MLCLLPVFLWLIAACGRSTPTVSSNSTLRTFDTATSGVTPLADISSTPTRELSATPTPSTWCQTSLEMSDDFLVVGYLPEYRDFEPSWGSCLTDLVYFSAEPDEDGRLDTRRVNPERLEAMREVKQIYGTRLHLSIGGYDRSEHFIEAIADWGSRRNFVDDVVRFCEANDLDGVDFDWEFPVGEFQTLRYVSLISAVKQAGLIVSVALYPHEDIDFQAFIDIDRIHVMSYDHGSRHSTFEDAVKDLTLFEEAGFSAQQLVLGIPFYGRRTTHPTTSSAYAEIVELYAPGFGIDEVEGVYFNGVLTVKHKTCYTRDHGYGGVMIWELGQDSRDERSLLRAIHQAVAIGCGP
- a CDS encoding SDR family NAD(P)-dependent oxidoreductase, which codes for MPQNVLITGANRGLGLELTRILLQQAHRIFAINRRESEALLQLRDEFPDDLLLYSADVTDEPAIADIMRRIGEEFGHLDLVINNAAVHLEHSKPELEQVDFSVYLPTFSINAVAPLIVIKHALPLLRRGNGKLIANISSEAGGIGTAWRKNEYSYCMSKAALNMASRLLQNAYKEDGI
- a CDS encoding ACT domain-containing protein; this encodes MSGESDLSTLLNNMQPILHESPYVFCSVDAETYERLPFKPLGTFFEAEGVSIILDEEEARDCDLPYDSIWACITLDVHSSLNAVGFLAAITDKLAEEGISVNPVSAYYHDHLFVPWDSRARALDTLRVMGDRH